The Verrucomicrobiota bacterium genome window below encodes:
- a CDS encoding low molecular weight protein-tyrosine-phosphatase, with protein MSKFRVLFVCMGNICRSPAAEGVFTSLVAEEELEDRIEIDSAGTISFHEGNPADPRMSAAAADRGYKLTSRARQIKQKDLSAFDLVITMDDDNYDNVLALSEDKQEREKVKSFCDYCKEHSDQTVPDPYYGGADGFEHVLDLLEDGCSNLLMDIKKQLS; from the coding sequence ATGTCTAAATTTCGAGTGTTATTTGTTTGTATGGGGAATATTTGTCGTTCCCCTGCTGCTGAAGGGGTATTCACATCCTTAGTTGCAGAAGAGGAGTTGGAGGACAGGATTGAAATTGATTCAGCAGGGACCATTAGTTTTCACGAAGGCAACCCCGCTGATCCGAGGATGTCTGCTGCAGCTGCTGATCGTGGATATAAATTAACAAGTCGAGCTCGTCAAATCAAACAGAAGGACTTAAGTGCTTTTGACTTAGTCATCACGATGGATGATGACAACTATGATAATGTTTTGGCACTTTCCGAAGATAAACAAGAGCGCGAAAAGGTGAAAAGCTTTTGTGATTATTGCAAGGAGCATAGCGACCAAACAGTGCCCGACCCATACTATGGAGGTGCGGATGGTTTTGAGCATGTCTTGGATCTTTTAGAAGATGGTTGCTCGAATCTTCTTATGGATATCAAAAAACAATTAAGCTAA
- a CDS encoding glycosyltransferase yields the protein MRILVITSSTGGGHDMRAQSFKAWANKLTDWEVRVHQALESTHFIYALGVEIYNWIQRFFPRLHHLYFNYLEIMGIHRQASQLIGAEKFKKLLLDFKPEVLVSTHAHLNHGFFEYAVETLGGPAHLRCVTISTEFFGGYGFSKHWVNPKADLFIGGVAETCKAAIKLGMQPEKIFCGGFLLRPKFFDKACTLAKKEEFLGQMDLSPSSFTLLLSTGAVGANNHIPILRALRQRDKPLQVIVLCGRDEARLNRVERWSDRPGKLKVKALGYWEDMPLLLQSVSATVTRPGAGTLSEAILTECPLIMNGIGGIMPQEWLNIKYGTKHGLIRVIRKPRDLCKILDNWERRPSDYQSIINNLKHQKPNAHPSQILAKAVGQEITLSKGCL from the coding sequence ATGCGTATTTTGGTTATCACATCCAGCACAGGCGGCGGACATGACATGCGAGCCCAATCTTTTAAAGCTTGGGCCAACAAACTCACTGACTGGGAGGTTCGTGTCCACCAAGCACTAGAATCTACTCACTTCATCTATGCTCTTGGTGTTGAAATTTACAACTGGATACAACGCTTTTTCCCTAGGCTTCATCATCTCTATTTTAATTATCTAGAAATCATGGGTATCCACCGCCAAGCCAGCCAGCTTATCGGAGCTGAAAAATTTAAGAAATTGCTCTTAGATTTTAAACCGGAAGTTCTGGTTAGCACGCACGCCCACCTCAATCACGGTTTTTTCGAATACGCTGTAGAGACTTTGGGCGGGCCAGCCCACCTTAGGTGTGTTACCATCAGCACAGAATTTTTTGGAGGCTATGGCTTTAGTAAGCACTGGGTCAACCCAAAGGCAGATCTTTTTATAGGAGGTGTAGCTGAGACTTGCAAAGCGGCCATCAAACTAGGCATGCAGCCAGAAAAAATATTCTGTGGAGGATTTCTGCTACGCCCCAAGTTTTTTGATAAAGCATGCACCTTGGCTAAAAAAGAAGAGTTTCTCGGTCAAATGGATCTTAGTCCCTCTTCCTTTACTTTACTTTTATCTACTGGAGCTGTGGGGGCCAATAATCATATTCCTATTCTTAGAGCATTACGCCAAAGAGATAAACCTCTCCAAGTCATCGTATTATGTGGGAGAGATGAAGCGAGGCTCAATCGCGTAGAACGTTGGTCTGATCGCCCGGGTAAGCTTAAGGTAAAAGCTTTGGGGTATTGGGAAGATATGCCCTTATTATTGCAATCTGTCTCCGCAACAGTTACGCGCCCAGGTGCGGGAACATTAAGCGAAGCTATTCTTACAGAATGTCCACTGATTATGAATGGCATAGGGGGCATCATGCCTCAAGAATGGCTCAATATTAAATATGGCACTAAGCACGGTCTTATACGTGTGATTAGAAAGCCGCGTGATTTATGTAAAATACTGGACAATTGGGAGCGTCGACCAAGTGATTACCAAAGCATCATCAACAATCTTAAACACCAAAAACCTAATGCCCATCCAAGCCAGATCCTTGCCAAAGCCGTGGGACAAGAAATCACTTTGTCAAAAGGGTGCCTTTAG
- a CDS encoding oligosaccharide flippase family protein produces the protein MTKLAGSEPPIVSKGDWGLLRQVGAVFYGKLASTALNAGIKVFIASFFLVQGNGVFAIHLSIVGVVGLLATMGFGNAILKLSASHYKDEIDILKQDYVTMITAALLILFTIPVPLIWVLAESLAEHFGGDATSALLFQISALTLIPHCMLEINVEVIRGIGKSYAYVVFKEVGIAGVMLISMFMMMQSSVEDILIPVKSHAIGVIVFSLLCFLMVIRSLYLGKSKKVRGGSGHSLWYLMQISLPMMLSKGLVFILPGIPILVLGFFTDSKEVGIYWMAYALSLFARVISYSMNVVVAPAIASHYKLGEHDQLLNIVKRSVRLTFWISLPILLGMMALSSKIMGIAGAEFISGWPVMCVFLVAHLVDMICGPVGYLLTMTGKERVFAVTTSICTFTTVVTLFVLCPLFQGLGAALAYLVFFVIWNLSSIRFIERHLGFSPIYIPGITKVSLKKKEA, from the coding sequence ATGACAAAGTTAGCAGGATCGGAGCCTCCTATTGTGAGCAAGGGGGACTGGGGACTATTGAGACAAGTAGGTGCTGTCTTTTATGGTAAGCTTGCTTCAACTGCTCTAAATGCAGGAATCAAGGTATTCATAGCCTCCTTTTTCTTAGTCCAGGGTAATGGTGTTTTTGCCATTCATCTTTCTATAGTCGGAGTAGTGGGTTTGTTAGCGACCATGGGCTTTGGTAATGCAATCTTGAAGCTCAGCGCATCCCATTACAAGGATGAGATTGATATCCTTAAGCAAGATTATGTCACTATGATCACTGCAGCCTTATTGATCCTATTCACTATACCGGTTCCTTTAATTTGGGTTCTCGCAGAGTCTTTAGCAGAACATTTTGGAGGAGATGCAACTTCGGCACTCCTATTCCAAATAAGTGCACTCACTCTTATTCCGCACTGTATGTTGGAGATTAATGTCGAGGTGATACGGGGAATAGGTAAGTCTTATGCTTATGTTGTCTTTAAGGAGGTAGGGATTGCAGGGGTGATGCTTATTTCCATGTTCATGATGATGCAATCAAGCGTAGAAGACATATTAATTCCTGTGAAGTCTCATGCAATAGGAGTTATTGTTTTTTCTTTATTATGCTTCCTTATGGTCATTCGGTCACTTTACTTAGGAAAATCAAAGAAAGTCAGGGGTGGGTCAGGACATAGCTTGTGGTATTTGATGCAAATATCTTTGCCCATGATGTTGTCCAAGGGCCTCGTCTTTATTCTGCCTGGTATTCCTATCTTGGTCTTAGGATTTTTTACAGATAGTAAGGAAGTAGGTATTTACTGGATGGCTTATGCTTTAAGCTTATTTGCCAGAGTGATATCTTACAGCATGAATGTTGTGGTTGCTCCCGCTATAGCTTCTCATTACAAGCTTGGTGAACATGATCAGCTTCTCAATATAGTAAAACGTTCTGTAAGGCTCACTTTTTGGATTTCACTGCCCATATTGCTGGGCATGATGGCTTTGAGCAGCAAGATTATGGGAATTGCAGGAGCTGAATTTATTTCGGGATGGCCAGTGATGTGCGTTTTTCTGGTAGCACATTTAGTTGATATGATTTGTGGTCCGGTTGGCTATTTATTAACTATGACAGGTAAGGAAAGAGTCTTTGCTGTGACGACATCTATTTGCACGTTTACGACGGTTGTCACATTGTTTGTGCTTTGTCCTTTATTTCAAGGTTTAGGGGCAGCGCTTGCCTATTTAGTCTTTTTTGTAATATGGAACTTAAGCTCTATAAGATTTATCGAAAGACACCTAGGTTTTAGTCCGATATATATACCTGGAATCACAAAAGTAAGCTTGAAGAAAAAAGAAGCATAA
- a CDS encoding SDR family NAD(P)-dependent oxidoreductase codes for MKVFITGVSSGIGLGLVEYNLKQGAEVYGVSRRPCPIDEATFCALDITDSKAVQKNLELLLKDVESLDLVVLNAGILGEIKDLKDTSLHDLREMMEVNLWANKTLLDALFHIVSEIKQVVAISSGAAVNGNRGWGGYALSKAALNMLIQLYAREQEQTHFIALAPGLVDTAMQDYLCGGKVDLSQFSSLQKLMNARGTDAMPNPQEAAAKLMKVMPSLILKPSGEFVDIRKLK; via the coding sequence ATGAAAGTATTTATAACAGGAGTAAGCTCAGGAATTGGGCTTGGTTTAGTAGAGTATAACCTAAAGCAGGGAGCTGAAGTTTATGGAGTGAGTCGACGTCCTTGTCCAATAGATGAAGCAACATTTTGCGCTTTAGATATCACGGATTCGAAAGCTGTTCAGAAAAATCTCGAGCTTTTACTCAAAGATGTAGAAAGCTTAGATTTAGTAGTATTAAATGCTGGTATTTTAGGAGAAATCAAGGATTTAAAAGATACCTCACTTCATGATCTTAGAGAAATGATGGAGGTAAATCTGTGGGCAAATAAAACGCTCTTGGATGCATTATTTCATATCGTTTCGGAAATCAAACAAGTGGTTGCCATTTCATCTGGTGCGGCTGTTAATGGAAATCGAGGTTGGGGAGGATATGCTCTTTCAAAAGCAGCATTGAATATGTTGATTCAGCTTTATGCTAGAGAACAGGAGCAAACACACTTTATTGCTTTGGCTCCTGGGTTAGTAGACACAGCTATGCAAGATTACTTATGTGGAGGCAAGGTCGATCTGAGCCAATTTTCTTCTCTACAAAAACTCATGAATGCGCGTGGCACTGATGCGATGCCTAATCCTCAAGAAGCAGCTGCGAAACTAATGAAGGTAATGCCAAGTTTAATACTTAAGCCATCTGGTGAATTTGTAGACATAAGAAAGCTAAAATAG
- a CDS encoding outer membrane beta-barrel protein, which produces MNKLSVFLLMFSLGINVQAGVSTPSVDPVDPGVEVMEQPSSEPKAWYFQLDARPTFVESLEIDSIKRGLATGPGEIDFDPGVAMGFTLGANPLKYLAVELQLSGSYNDIDGLGDGYLVQAPITGNLRFEYPFTIFDQHEIVPFAGGGFGGTFITLQDIFFVNDQGGEVDGDGYKVVPLWQVTAGVTYRFSERWYAKVAYLYQETFDLDVLWGGLGAQSSRLEVGELGTHSVNVSFGFNF; this is translated from the coding sequence ATGAATAAATTAAGCGTGTTCTTGTTGATGTTTTCCCTTGGAATAAATGTCCAAGCAGGTGTTTCTACCCCTAGTGTGGATCCTGTTGACCCAGGAGTTGAAGTGATGGAGCAGCCATCGAGTGAGCCTAAAGCTTGGTATTTCCAATTAGATGCTCGTCCAACATTTGTTGAATCTTTGGAAATCGATTCCATTAAGCGTGGACTTGCTACGGGGCCTGGTGAGATTGATTTTGATCCTGGAGTTGCTATGGGTTTCACCCTAGGTGCAAACCCTCTTAAATATCTGGCGGTAGAATTACAACTTTCGGGCTCATATAATGACATTGATGGATTAGGTGATGGTTATCTCGTGCAAGCACCTATTACGGGTAACTTAAGGTTTGAATACCCCTTCACCATCTTTGATCAGCACGAAATCGTGCCCTTTGCTGGGGGAGGCTTTGGCGGTACTTTCATTACCTTACAAGATATCTTCTTTGTCAATGATCAAGGTGGTGAAGTGGATGGCGATGGCTACAAAGTCGTTCCCCTTTGGCAAGTAACAGCTGGGGTAACATACCGTTTTAGTGAGAGATGGTATGCTAAAGTCGCTTATCTTTATCAAGAGACATTTGATCTTGACGTTTTATGGGGGGGATTAGGTGCGCAATCTAGTAGATTAGAAGTGGGCGAACTCGGCACCCACTCAGTCAATGTATCATTCGGCTTTAACTTTTAG
- a CDS encoding glycosyltransferase family 39 protein encodes MKQEKGSTTPLAHSHATNLSFLLILGLILLVPAAMYAPLIDRDEPRFSQATVEMMDRHDWIIPTFNQQFRFDKPILTYWMMRFSYMALGINEFAARLHTIVSTLLTALVLYWIGFRWFGNKRVGLLAGLSYLTTLQVLLHGRLAVADAPMILGVVLVHIALYELIIKKRTSEVYPWKWFGLLYGGMAFGFLAKGPIIVFVPILTLLLYRFVFRRKPIEKTWLTLKPILGLSIATLIVAAWGIPALIITKGGFWAEGINEHIVKRGTEAFNGRTFLFVFYLITFWISFFPWSTKFIPMIANLRYHYDVRHAFLLAWFISPLLIFTFYATQLPHYILPGFPALCLLFGAYIESGKTLSARVKSISSFSTWLLVGLISLIPITFLSFCLFLPFPEKWIPLQKCLLGFSVGLLGIIALTFQANMRTYWLILGACTLSSLGFAFGVASIKPTVPALQLKEHMRSMPENTRFFGYRYFEPSLIFYSNRLWNEPQSLDAITALAFSQRGPTFFVLREREWNLGDFWKHLTGQDIFPKPAELQHHQSLGEAIDQLTSNGYQQKTIEGLNLGRTSWVKLHILWRE; translated from the coding sequence ATGAAACAAGAAAAGGGATCAACCACCCCACTCGCACATTCCCACGCCACGAACCTTAGTTTTCTTCTCATCTTAGGTCTGATCCTGCTTGTTCCGGCAGCAATGTATGCACCTCTCATTGACCGCGATGAACCACGCTTCTCACAAGCGACTGTGGAAATGATGGACCGGCATGATTGGATCATTCCCACATTCAATCAACAATTTCGCTTTGATAAGCCTATTTTGACTTACTGGATGATGCGTTTTTCTTACATGGCTTTAGGAATTAATGAATTCGCCGCACGCTTGCACACCATAGTATCTACTCTACTTACCGCGCTTGTACTCTATTGGATAGGGTTCCGTTGGTTTGGTAATAAACGTGTGGGCCTGCTTGCCGGCCTTAGTTACTTGACTACCCTGCAAGTCCTACTTCATGGAAGATTAGCGGTTGCGGATGCCCCGATGATACTAGGAGTAGTTCTCGTCCATATAGCACTCTATGAGCTCATTATCAAGAAGCGAACCTCTGAAGTTTATCCATGGAAATGGTTTGGTCTATTATACGGTGGAATGGCTTTCGGATTTCTTGCAAAAGGCCCTATCATTGTCTTTGTCCCTATTCTCACCCTTTTGCTCTATCGATTCGTTTTTCGGCGAAAGCCTATAGAAAAAACCTGGCTGACTCTAAAACCTATTTTAGGGCTAAGTATAGCAACGCTTATAGTGGCAGCATGGGGCATACCAGCTCTAATTATAACCAAAGGAGGCTTCTGGGCCGAAGGAATTAACGAACATATTGTCAAACGCGGGACAGAAGCGTTTAATGGCCGAACCTTTCTTTTTGTATTCTACCTCATCACTTTCTGGATTAGCTTCTTTCCTTGGTCTACTAAGTTTATTCCAATGATAGCAAACCTTCGCTATCACTATGATGTCAGACACGCTTTCCTTTTGGCCTGGTTTATAAGCCCTCTTTTGATTTTCACTTTCTATGCTACCCAGCTCCCCCACTATATTTTACCAGGTTTTCCAGCACTCTGCTTACTTTTTGGAGCTTACATAGAATCTGGAAAAACACTTTCAGCTAGGGTAAAAAGCATTTCATCTTTTAGCACTTGGCTCTTGGTTGGACTAATCAGTCTTATCCCTATAACCTTTCTATCCTTCTGCCTTTTTCTACCTTTTCCAGAAAAATGGATACCATTGCAAAAATGCTTGCTAGGCTTTTCCGTAGGGCTCTTAGGCATCATTGCTCTAACTTTTCAAGCAAACATGAGAACTTACTGGCTCATATTGGGTGCCTGCACCCTAAGTAGCCTGGGCTTTGCTTTTGGAGTAGCCTCTATTAAACCTACCGTTCCCGCACTCCAGCTTAAGGAGCATATGCGAAGCATGCCAGAGAATACACGTTTCTTTGGCTATCGTTATTTCGAACCCAGTCTGATTTTTTACAGTAATAGACTTTGGAATGAGCCCCAGAGTCTGGATGCGATTACCGCACTTGCCTTTTCACAACGCGGTCCAACCTTTTTTGTTTTACGTGAAAGAGAATGGAATCTTGGCGACTTCTGGAAACATCTAACCGGCCAAGATATTTTCCCTAAGCCAGCAGAATTACAACACCATCAAAGCCTTGGGGAAGCCATTGATCAACTCACCTCCAATGGTTACCAACAAAAGACCATTGAAGGCCTCAACCTGGGCCGCACTAGCTGGGTCAAACTTCATATCCTTTGGCGAGAATAA
- a CDS encoding DUF6268 family outer membrane beta-barrel protein, which yields MLDIICNCHWKKISVVFLVISLSFLSYSEGGIYDYEADADLRVEEEEGIPVSYEFSADYSHVFDGDLKQGNRDLGSISEDTYDAELVASIPLTYGTYLRLGAGSEGFLFSDVGRAPISERLISTYAVLGFDYELSDQWLLRLEARPGLYSDFEDITFSDVNVPLILGGTYLIDSNLQWIVGMLVDPWSDIAVIPAVGVRWQFADAWILNFILPKPKLEYEVNGSLTLFIGGEFKAGSFRVGEDLGTDSGMPRINDSIVSYMEARVGGGLNYSITEWLSAEIDGGIVPYRRWDYIEDSLQIKNDSALNPYIQIGIKGAF from the coding sequence GTGTTAGACATCATATGTAACTGTCATTGGAAAAAGATATCTGTTGTCTTTTTGGTAATCTCGTTGAGCTTCCTATCATACTCTGAAGGGGGTATTTATGATTATGAAGCTGATGCTGATCTTCGAGTAGAAGAGGAGGAAGGTATCCCCGTATCTTATGAGTTTTCAGCAGACTATTCTCACGTATTTGATGGTGATTTGAAGCAGGGTAATCGCGATCTCGGTTCAATTTCTGAGGACACCTACGACGCTGAATTAGTCGCCTCAATTCCTCTCACCTATGGCACTTATTTGCGCCTCGGAGCAGGTTCAGAGGGTTTCTTATTCTCCGATGTTGGGAGAGCACCCATTTCGGAGCGCCTTATTTCTACGTATGCAGTACTGGGTTTTGATTATGAATTATCAGATCAGTGGCTACTTCGTCTAGAGGCGCGTCCCGGTTTATATAGTGATTTTGAAGATATCACTTTTAGTGATGTGAATGTTCCTCTCATTCTAGGAGGTACTTATCTAATAGATTCCAACTTGCAGTGGATAGTTGGTATGCTTGTTGATCCTTGGTCCGATATAGCCGTGATACCCGCTGTTGGAGTGAGATGGCAGTTTGCAGATGCTTGGATTCTTAACTTCATTCTTCCTAAACCTAAGCTTGAATACGAGGTGAATGGGTCTCTTACTCTATTTATTGGTGGAGAATTCAAAGCTGGTAGCTTTCGTGTAGGTGAAGATCTAGGAACTGATTCAGGAATGCCTCGTATTAATGATTCTATCGTTTCGTATATGGAAGCACGTGTCGGGGGAGGTTTGAATTATTCTATTACAGAGTGGCTTTCTGCAGAAATAGATGGTGGTATTGTTCCTTATCGTAGATGGGATTATATAGAGGATAGTTTGCAGATTAAGAATGACTCAGCTCTTAATCCCTATATTCAGATCGGTATCAAAGGCGCTTTTTGA
- a CDS encoding DUF420 domain-containing protein: protein MENFDFPLLNSTLNALSALLLVIGLIFIKRDKKIAHRNTMIAATTVSGLFLISYLTYHAIHGSTKFTHEGSVRFIYFYIILWPHVILAVVNLPMIIITLKHAIQGNFEKHKRIARWTWGIWIYVSVSGVLVYMMLYQWFPPIKG from the coding sequence ATGGAAAACTTTGATTTCCCGCTTCTCAACAGTACGCTTAATGCTCTTTCAGCCCTACTCCTTGTCATAGGACTTATCTTTATTAAACGTGATAAAAAAATTGCTCATCGAAATACAATGATTGCAGCGACTACAGTCTCAGGCCTCTTCCTTATTAGCTACTTGACCTACCACGCTATACATGGATCCACAAAATTTACTCACGAAGGCTCTGTAAGATTTATCTATTTTTACATCATCCTTTGGCCTCATGTCATACTGGCAGTAGTGAATTTACCTATGATCATCATCACTTTAAAACATGCTATACAGGGCAATTTTGAAAAGCACAAACGGATTGCCCGTTGGACTTGGGGAATATGGATTTATGTTTCTGTTAGCGGTGTTTTAGTCTATATGATGCTGTATCAATGGTTTCCTCCTATTAAAGGCTAG
- a CDS encoding alpha/beta fold hydrolase, which translates to MPRIETQKANIKQWGNKLWPYALLTIFTLYILIEVVSHYLAHVATTVPSFKIPNKTPASYGLDYENITLVTNDNLHLKAWWLTKGTANLPTILIIHGLGARKESMLSYIRVAQKNGFPVLALDLRGHGESESSLTTIGYYEQQDIISALAYLGSHNITNTILWGTSMGAVIAIHVGAKQLDQTHAKISGIIADAPFDTLKATLAHHGKLLYGLPEFPFMTVTYSKIERKMKFDLDAVNSLLAVKKLECPILLLAAEHDVRMPVALVESIYQAAREPKYLWTIPKQNHEVRTFTCELEEQILLFLEKCQTEEVF; encoded by the coding sequence ATGCCTAGAATTGAAACCCAAAAAGCCAATATCAAGCAATGGGGAAATAAACTATGGCCCTATGCACTTCTCACTATTTTCACTCTATATATTCTTATAGAAGTCGTTTCCCATTACCTAGCCCATGTGGCAACTACAGTTCCAAGCTTTAAGATCCCCAACAAAACACCCGCCTCATACGGTCTCGACTACGAAAACATTACACTTGTTACCAATGATAACCTGCATCTTAAAGCTTGGTGGCTAACAAAGGGAACCGCCAATTTACCGACTATTTTGATTATCCACGGACTAGGAGCTAGAAAGGAATCGATGCTTTCTTACATTAGAGTAGCACAGAAAAATGGTTTCCCCGTTCTTGCTCTGGACTTAAGAGGTCATGGAGAGAGCGAAAGTAGTCTTACAACTATTGGTTATTATGAACAGCAGGATATCATATCTGCACTTGCTTATCTCGGATCCCACAACATAACCAATACGATTCTCTGGGGCACCTCTATGGGCGCAGTAATAGCCATTCATGTTGGTGCAAAACAGCTAGATCAAACCCATGCCAAGATTTCAGGTATCATTGCAGATGCTCCATTTGATACGCTCAAGGCGACGCTCGCTCACCATGGAAAACTCTTATATGGTCTGCCAGAATTCCCCTTTATGACTGTTACCTATTCTAAAATTGAGAGAAAAATGAAGTTTGACCTTGATGCGGTTAATTCTTTGCTGGCAGTAAAAAAGCTGGAATGCCCTATCCTTTTGCTAGCTGCTGAGCACGATGTAAGAATGCCGGTTGCACTTGTAGAATCAATCTACCAAGCTGCCAGAGAACCTAAATACCTATGGACCATACCTAAGCAAAATCACGAGGTGAGAACCTTTACTTGCGAGTTAGAAGAGCAAATCCTTTTATTCTTGGAGAAATGTCAAACTGAAGAAGTCTTTTGA
- a CDS encoding NCS2 family permease — protein MSHNTPKIFVRGDLDGFIGLFIDNLLQLMLISILCPLLCGLPPELIITRILPGAAFSIFVGNVFYSWQAYRLAKKTGRNDITALPYGINTVSLIAFISLVMAPVYQQTKDVELTWMIGLFACLVSGLLETIGAFCGDYIRRHTPRAALLSALAGIAITFIAMGFVFQIFASPIVALVPALLIILFYASNMKLPLNLPGGLVAVFVGTALAWILKSLGHFEFREPPAANVALGLYLPSIFIHKLVPFILLEEGWKYLSVIIPMALFSVIGSLQNLESAEAAGDSFHTRSSLLMNGFGTLSAAFMGSPFPTTIYIGHPGWKTMGARIGYSALNAIIISILCLLGAVTVVLKVVPMEATLGILLWIGIIMMAQSFHETPKHHALAVSLGLIPAFAGWALLLIEGTLRVTGTSLDDALNNFIIQDIHIEGMIALNQGFLITSMILASLTVCLIEHRFRAAFLWCCIGAVLSMLGIIHAYTINQGIIQISLGFYEAPQFIIAYLITGCLIFALGKIASRKDAN, from the coding sequence ATGAGTCATAACACTCCCAAGATATTTGTACGTGGTGATCTAGATGGTTTTATCGGCCTATTTATAGACAACCTCTTACAACTCATGTTAATCTCGATACTGTGCCCATTGTTATGCGGCCTTCCACCTGAGTTAATCATCACTCGCATTCTTCCAGGTGCAGCTTTTTCCATTTTTGTGGGAAACGTATTTTATTCATGGCAAGCGTACCGCTTGGCAAAGAAAACAGGTCGAAATGACATCACGGCATTGCCTTACGGTATCAATACCGTCAGCTTGATTGCATTCATATCTTTAGTGATGGCTCCTGTCTACCAACAAACCAAAGATGTTGAGCTTACTTGGATGATTGGGCTTTTTGCCTGTTTGGTAAGCGGCTTATTAGAAACCATAGGTGCCTTTTGTGGTGATTATATAAGAAGACATACGCCTAGAGCAGCGTTACTCTCCGCTTTAGCTGGAATTGCTATCACTTTTATAGCAATGGGGTTTGTCTTTCAAATTTTTGCTTCTCCTATTGTCGCATTAGTTCCCGCCTTACTGATCATACTCTTTTATGCCTCCAACATGAAACTCCCGTTGAATCTCCCAGGAGGGCTTGTAGCTGTCTTTGTAGGAACTGCTCTAGCTTGGATTTTAAAGTCACTTGGTCACTTTGAGTTTCGCGAACCACCCGCAGCAAATGTTGCACTGGGTCTTTATTTACCAAGCATTTTTATCCATAAACTCGTACCGTTTATTCTCCTAGAAGAGGGCTGGAAATACTTGTCTGTGATTATACCCATGGCGCTATTTAGCGTAATAGGTTCGTTACAAAACCTTGAGAGTGCTGAGGCTGCTGGTGACTCTTTTCATACACGTTCTTCCCTTCTCATGAACGGCTTTGGAACTCTCTCTGCTGCTTTCATGGGAAGCCCATTTCCAACCACGATCTACATAGGACATCCAGGCTGGAAAACGATGGGTGCGCGTATTGGCTATTCGGCCTTAAATGCCATCATTATCTCGATCCTCTGCCTGTTGGGTGCCGTAACCGTTGTTCTAAAAGTTGTTCCCATGGAAGCTACACTGGGGATATTGCTCTGGATTGGCATCATCATGATGGCCCAATCTTTTCATGAAACCCCCAAACACCATGCTTTAGCTGTTTCTTTAGGCTTAATTCCGGCTTTTGCCGGCTGGGCGCTTCTCCTTATTGAAGGCACTTTACGAGTTACAGGAACTTCACTCGATGACGCTCTAAATAACTTTATTATACAAGATATTCATATTGAAGGAATGATCGCTCTCAATCAGGGTTTCCTTATAACTAGCATGATTTTAGCCTCACTAACTGTTTGCCTAATTGAGCATAGGTTTAGGGCTGCTTTTCTTTGGTGCTGTATAGGAGCAGTTTTATCCATGTTAGGAATTATCCATGCATACACCATTAACCAAGGTATTATTCAAATAAGTCTGGGTTTTTATGAGGCCCCACAATTTATAATTGCTTATCTGATAACAGGATGTTTGATTTTTGCTCTAGGTAAGATAGCCAGTAGAAAAGACGCTAATTAA